Proteins encoded by one window of Leopardus geoffroyi isolate Oge1 chromosome X, O.geoffroyi_Oge1_pat1.0, whole genome shotgun sequence:
- the LOC123594245 gene encoding mitochondrial intermembrane space import and assembly protein 40-like — protein sequence MAYCRQEGKDRIIFVTKEDHETPSNAEMVADDPNDPYEEHGLILPNGDINWNCRCLGGMASGPCGEQFKSAFSCFHHSTEDVKGSDCVDQFLAMQECMQKYPDLYPQEDEDEKEEEEEEEEEEEEKPAECLEETAPTEATATKEEERSS from the coding sequence ATGGCCTATTGCCGGCAGGAAGGGAAGGATCGAATCATATTTGTGACCAAAGAAGACCATGAAACTCCAAGCAATGCAGAGATGGTGGCTGATGACCCCAACGATCCGTACGAGGAGCATGGATTGATCCTGCCAAATGGAGACATTAACTGGAACTGCCGGTGCCTTGGGGGAATGGCCAGTGGCCCTTGTGGGGAACAGTTCAAGTCGGCCTTTTCCTGCTTCCACCATAGCACAGAGGATGTCAAGGGGTCAGACTGTGTAGACCAGTTCCTGGCCATGCAGGAATGCATGCAGAAATACCCGGATCTGTATCCCCAGGAGGATGaggatgagaaggaggaggaggaggaggaggaggaggaggaggaggagaagccagcAGAATGTTTAGAAGAGACAGCTCCTACTGAAGCCACTGCAACCAAAGAAGAGGAGAGGTCAAGCTAA